In the Cannabis sativa cultivar Pink pepper isolate KNU-18-1 unplaced genomic scaffold, ASM2916894v1 Contig1, whole genome shotgun sequence genome, one interval contains:
- the LOC115720750 gene encoding uncharacterized protein LOC115720750 has translation MGNIIISPGCFNPNPNSAVILIFWEGTKRILKGKKHIAGEIMFEFPDRIVCHADSFFIGHPVPALGIQDPLLCGQTYFVLPIDSFSNGVLSASSLAAFGSSLSPNNKATSPINFGGNTSPFEYLKGSNGRALIKVSPEFLTKLVMRGKEEGSGCDSQCNNGRFLCNTPELQKHYDQLVGSKEQLWSPKLETISEHKIRFSPCRFIGLEWKVKEKETL, from the coding sequence atgGGCAATATTATCATATCTCCAGGCTGCTTCAACCCAAACCCTAACTCAGCAGTGATACTAATATTCTGGGAAGGCACTAAGAGAATTCTCAAAGGAAAGAAACACATAGCAGGTGAGATCATGTTCGAGTTCCCTGACAGAATTGTCTGCCATGCCGATTCATTCTTCATAGGTCACCCAGTTCCGGCCTTAGGCATCCAAGACCCGCTCCTATGTGGCCAAACATACTTTGTTCTTCCCATAGACAGCTTTTCCAATGGTGTACTCTCGGCCTCTTCCCTCGCCGCCTTCGGCTCCTCACTGAGCCCCAATAACAAGGCCACAAGTCCCATTAATTTTGGCGGTAATACCTCCCCGTTCGAGTACTTAAAGGGCTCAAATGGAAGGGCTTTGATCAAGGTTTCACCAGAGTTCTTAACCAAATTGGTTATGAGAGGTAAGGAAGAGGGTTCGGGTTGTGATAGTCAATGCAATAATGGTAGATTTCTTTGCAACACTCCGGAGCTTCAAAAGCACTATGATCAGCTAGTGGGATCAAAAGAACAATTATGGTCGCCTAAGCTTGAGACCATCTCTGAGCATAAGATTAGGTTTTCACCATGTAGATTTATAGGGTTAGAATGGAAAGTAAAAGAGAAGGAAACGTTATGA